A stretch of Zootoca vivipara chromosome 13, rZooViv1.1, whole genome shotgun sequence DNA encodes these proteins:
- the PPP1R3E gene encoding protein phosphatase 1 regulatory subunit 3E: MARAPPSPLTPSNIPRNLSYIAGLYERAYYRTARPSIAEDSGTEGSESESESRPRSRPRRRRHVFGGHKRKGRRRTRSAPARGRSRGASRSRSPGTRKRVRFADSLGLELTSVRQFWPNDLPEVPERVHAQLRRDSLSHFAPCLPFCPPVKDPLSLRYLLEPTFPDPLSMPDFLPRLLAQCVLLEGARAEGSCVSGTIRVLNLAYEKRVSLRYTWDSWATQHEVRASYAAPAGRDRDHADRFAFRLPLLTPLVPGVVLEFAICYLVGAEEFWDNNQGRNYCLRPPPCVDEEDEPPSPTADCCETGWIHFL, encoded by the exons ATGGCTCGTGCCCCACCGTCCCCTCTGACCCCTAGCAACATCCCACGGAACCTGAGCTACATCGCAGGCCTGTATGAACGAGCCTACTACCGCACCGCCCGGCCGAGCATAGCAGAGGACTCGGGGACCGAGGGCTCCGAATCCGAATCGGAGAGCAGGCCCCGGAGCAGGCCCCGGAGGCGACGGCACGTCTTTGGAGGGCACAAGCGAAAAGGAAGGCGCCGGACTCGCTCGGCCCCTGCCCGGGGCAGAAGTCGGGGGGCCTCACGCAGCCGCAGCCCCGGGACACGCAAGAGGGTTCGCTTTGCCGACTCCCTGGGCCTGGAGCTCACCAGCGTCCGCCAGTTCTGGCCCAACGACCTTCCAGAGGTGCCGGAGCGTGTCCATGCCCAGCTGAGGCGCGACTCACTCAGCCACTTTGCCCCGTGCCTGCCTTTTTGCCCACCTGTGAAG GATCCTTTGAGTCTGCGATACCTGCTGGAGCCCACCTTCCCAGACCCCCTGTCCATGCCAGATTTCTTACCGCGCCTCCTGGCGCAGTGCGTTCTCCTCGAAGGGGCCCGGGCCGAAGGCTCCTGTGTATCCGGCACCATCCGGGTCCTCAACTTGGCCTATGAAAAACGGGTCTCCCTGCGATACACCTGGGATTCTTGGGCTACGCAACACGAAGTTCGGGCATCCTACGCCGCTCCTGCAGGCCGGGATCGGGACCACGCCGACCGCTTTGCCTTCCGCCTTCCGCTGCTCACGCCGCTGGTCCCCGGGGTTGTCCTAGAGTTTGCAATTTGCTACCTTGTGGGGGCAGAAGAGTTCTGGGACAACAACCAAGGCCGCAACTATTGCCTGAGGCCTCCACCCTGTGTGGATGAGGAGGATGAGCCCCCCAGCCCCACTGCCGATTGCTGTGAGACAGGGTGGATACACTTCCTCTAG
- the LOC118095751 gene encoding twisted gastrulation protein homolog 1-like: MSHGVAFLLVAATWAVVSRADGCNKALCASDVSKCLLQEVCQCEANRAGCPCCRECAFCLGNLWESCCECVGLCDKRPSSAPRPALRSSMHNLMSPVPSLFRALMAISDNDPPMGWSILTLPVEEELRQNHAETGHLLLGPHTGLTLSDAKGFNATAPPCQSIFFNDCLSMSRCRTACQSVGAWRYRWFHNACCQCLGPDCLGYGGAHAQCSSCRD, encoded by the exons ATGTCCCACGGTGTGGCCTTCCTTTTGGTGGCAGCCACATGGGCTGTGGTCTCCCGTGCGGATGGGTGCAATAAGGCGCTCTGCGCCAGCGACGTCAGCAAGTGCTTGCTGCAG GAAGTGTGCCAGTGTGAGGCCAACCGAGCTGGGTGCCCATGCTGTCGGGAATGTGCTTTCTGCTTGGGCAATCTCTGGGAGTCGTGCTGTGAATGTGTGG GGCTGTGTGACAAACGCCCCTCCTCGgccccccgccctgccctgcgGAGCTCCATGCACAACCTAATGTCCCCGGTGCCCTCGCTCTTCCGGGCACTCATGGCCATCTCCGACAACGACCCTCCCATGGGCTGGAGCATCCTGACCCTCCCAGTCGAAGAGGAGCTGCGGCAGAACCACGCGGAGACCGGCCACCTCCTGCTGGGGCCTCACACAG GCTTGACCCTCTCAGATGCCAAGGGCTTCAATGCCACCGCGCCACCGTGCCAGTCCATTTTCTTCAACGATTGCCTGTCTATGAGCCGGTGCCGGACGGCTTGCCAGTCGGTGGGCGCCTGGCGCTACCGCTGGTTCCACAATGCCTGCTGCCAGTGTCTGGGGCCAGACTGCCTGGGCTATGGGGGAGCCCACGCACAATGTTCCAGTTGCCGGGACTGA